One Diospyros lotus cultivar Yz01 chromosome 1, ASM1463336v1, whole genome shotgun sequence genomic window carries:
- the LOC127798890 gene encoding LOW QUALITY PROTEIN: probable xyloglucan galactosyltransferase GT11 (The sequence of the model RefSeq protein was modified relative to this genomic sequence to represent the inferred CDS: deleted 2 bases in 2 codons) — protein sequence MTYQRTNRDNMQNSSLTRCRKLLWFVAFAVFVLWYSLIYVHDWSSLDGVSPLIQNYADSVDPPDSSNEIDEATTNPTEPLVIEKATIQIIDQIASSSDNSTENQSKPDTKNRELETLCSSRYVYIHEIPKRFNDDLVENCRSLSDWTNMCRYMDNNGLGERLPRDKVFSGTGWFATNQFSLEIIFHNRMKQYKCLTRNSSMASAIFVPYYAGLDVNRYLWGSGISLRDSGALDLYKWLREQPEWEFMSGRDHFLVAGRITWDFRRGVDEDSAWGNKLMLLPESKNITMLTIESSPWNGNDFAIPYPTYFHPSSDGEVLQWQNRMRRLRRRFLFSFAGAPRPDMEDSIRSEIMAQCQASRRRCKLLECRSAGNKCMKPAYLMRLFLSSVFCLQPSGDSFTRRSTFDSIVAGCIPVFFHPASAYTQYMWHLPRNFRKYSVLIPENEVKAGKVSIERELRKMPAAKVAAMREEVIKLIPKVVYADPSFSSRLERVEDAFDLTVKGVLERVEKLRGEAMGGGEWWWSEAEELSWKKSFFGRLDNSEWDHFFERKAKDRY from the exons ATGACCTATCAGAGGACCAACCGAGATAATATGCAGAATTCATCTCTCACAAGATGCCGCAAGCTTCTATGGTTCGTCGCCTTCGCCGTGTTTGTCTTGTGGTACTCGTTGATCTACGTCCACGATTGGTCTTCTCTTGACGGAGTCTCCCCATTAATCCAAAACTACGCCGATTCCGTTGACCCCCCCGATTCCAGCAATGAAATCGACGAAGCAACCACGAATCCAACCGAACCATTGGTGATTGAGAAGGCAACAATTCAGATCATTGATCAAATAGCGTCTTCATCGGATAATAGCACCGAGAATCAGAGCAAACCAGATACCAAAAACAGAGAACTGGAAACATTATGCTCCAGTCGATACGTTTATATCCACGAAATTCCCAAAAGATTCAACGACGACTTGGTTGAGAATTGCCGGTCACTCAGCGACTGGACCAATATGTGCCGGTACATGGACAACAATGGCCTCGGCGAGAGGCTTCCAAGGGACAAGGTTTTTTCCGGCACCGGCTGGTTCGCCACGAACCAATTTTCCCTGGAAATCATCTTCCACAACAGAATGAAACAGTACAAATGCTTAACCAGGAATTCCTCAATGGCTTCTGCCATCTTCGTGCCGTATTACGCCGGCCTCGATGTTAATCGATATCTATGGGGCTCTGGCATTTCGTTACGAGATTCTGGCGCTCTTGATTTGTACAAGTGGCTGAGAGAACAACCGGAATGGGAATTTATGTCGGGAAGAGATCATTTCTTGGTTGCTGGGAGAATTACTTGGGATTTCAGACGAGGCGTGGATGAAGATTCTGCATGGGGAAACAAATTGATGTTGTTGCCAGAATCGAAGAACATAACGATGCTGACGATCGAGTCCAGCCCTTGGAACGGCAACGATTTCGCGATCCCGTATCCGACGTATTTCCACCCCTCGAGCGACGGCGAGGTGTTGCAGTGGCAGAATCGGATGCGGCGGCTAAGGCGG CGGTTCCTGTTCTCCTTCGCCGGGGCTCCGAGGCCGGACATGGAGGACTCCATTAGATCCGAGATCATGGCGCAGTGCCAAGCGTCGAGGCGCAGGTGCAAGCTTCTGGAATGCCGAAGCGCCGGCAACAAGTGCATGAAACCGGCGTATTTGATGCGGCTGTTTCTGAGCTCCGTGTTCTGCTTGCAGCCTTCCGGCGACTCGTTCACCCGGCGGTCGACGTTCGATTCGATCGTCGCCGGCTGCATTCCGGTGTTCTTCCACCCGGCGTCGGCTTATACTCAGTATATGTGGCATCTGCCGAGGAATTTCCGGAAGTACTCGGTTCTGATTCCGGAGAACGAGGTGAAGGCCGGGAAGGTGAGCATTGAGAGAGAGTTGCGGAAGATGCCGGCGGCGAAGGTAGCGGCGATGAGGGAGGAGGTGATAAAACTGATTCCAAAGGTGGTGTATGCGGATCCGAGTTTCAGTTCCAGATTGGAGAGAGTTGAGGATGCGTTTGATCTTACGGTGAAGGGAGTTCTTGAGAGAGTGGAGAAATTGAGGGGGGAAGccatgggggggggggaatggtGGTGG TCTGAAGCTGAAGAGCTCAGTTGGAAGAAGAGCTTCTTCGGGAGGTTAGATAACAGTGAATGGGACCATTTCTTCGAAAGAAAAGCCAAAGATAGATATTAG
- the LOC127798902 gene encoding uncharacterized protein LOC127798902, with protein sequence MEEHSQSETTMSSQFKKKLKETELASKSKNKLGNARKETTNEEYGNTGIQEGENVETEKQEKKQKEKVPMEEDQKNETQALEEYDDEGSEMEEEEEDIEEDEGEEGGLEEAKVEESEEKAIEQAKNKEQVERNSEKQSKISRMKKVAGRGSKTGPTNLEEKPGPLSKKKVSKKAASMGMIFMCSSKTKKDCFQYRVFGLPAGKKDMVQKVYKGMRLFLFDVDLRLMYGIYKAATPGGYNIEPKAFKSAFPSQVRFSVLEDCLPLPEEKFKTIIKDNYFTRSKFDCQLTSEQVKKLCKLFVSAGKVSKSKNPGRTRDKPKQRIRDEKKRARFGADYPLRGHQDQVMYEREVFAPKTAPSRHLPPPAPLHASHARPREMEAYGRDAVIEHRRRPLHLGSRHLDEVEEHRPRILDLGPRHLDEVDEHRGRLLDLGPRHPDEVVEIRRRLLDFGPRHQDEFRSYDPYVSYGDRPPSYLDDPMYSARRPEYSSHPRVGLHGEYPRISGSLPEDRYPEGPSSEYASRRSLYRY encoded by the exons ATGGAGGAACACTCTCAAAGTGAGACAACTATGTCCAGCCAGTTCAAGAAAAAACTTAAAGAAACTGAGCTTGCTTCTAAGAGTAAAAACAAGCTGGGCAAtgcaaggaaagaaacaacaaatgAAGAATATGGAAACACTGGAATCCAAGAAGGGGAGAATGTGGAAActgaaaagcaagaaaaaaaacagaaagaaaaagttcctatggaagaagatcagaagaatgaaacacaagcaCTAGAGGAATATGATGATGAAGGAAGTgaaatggaagaagaggaagaagacattGAAGAAGACGAAGGGGAGGAAGGGGGATTAGAGGAGGCAAAGGTAGAAGAAAGCGAAGAGAAGGCAATTGAACAAGCAAAGAATAAAGAGCAAGTAGAAAGAAACTCTGAGAAGCAATCCAAGATATCTAGGATGAAGAAGGTTGCAGGGAGGGGTTCTAAGACAGGACCCACTAATTTGGAAGAAAAGCCTGGACCATTGAGCAAGAAAAAGGTGTCAAAGAAGGCTGCGAGTATGGGGATGATTTTCATGTGCAGTTCGAAGACGAAAAAGGATTGTTTTCAGTACAGGGTTTTTGGGCTGCCTGCAGGCAAGAAAGATATGGTACAAAAAGTTTATAAAGGGATGAGGCTTTTTTTATTTGATGTTGATTTGAGACTGATGTATGGGATCTATAAAGCTGCCACGCCTGGAGGTTACAATATAGAACCCAAGGCTTTCAAGTCTGCATTTCCATCTCAG GTTCGGTTTTCTGTTTTGGAGGATTGCTTGCCCTTACCAGAGGAGAAGTTCAAAACCATTATCAAAGATAACTACTTCACGAGATCCAAGTTTGATTGCCAATTGACCTCAGAACAG GTGAAGAAATTGTGTAAGCTGTTTGTTTCTGCTGGCAAAGTCTCCAAGTCTAAAAATCCAGGTCGAACAAGAGACAAACCCAAACAGCGGATACGAGATGAAAAGAAACGTGCTCGTTTTGGTGCAGACTACCCATTGCGTGGTCATCAGGATCAGGTTATGTATGAAAGGGAGGTTTTTGCACCTAAAACAGCACCTTCGCGCCATCTGCCACCTCCTGCTCCATTACATGCTTCTCATGCAAGGCCCAGGGAAATGGAAGCATACGGACGTGATGCGGTAATTGAGCATCGTCGTCGGCCTTTGCATTTGGGATCAAGACATCTGGATGAGGTCGAAGAACATCGTCCTCGAATTTTGGATTTGGGACCAAGGCATCTGGATGAGGTCGATGAGCATCGTGGTCGACTTTTGGATTTAGGACCAAGGCATCCAGATGAGGTAGTTGAGATTCGTCGGCGGCTTTTGGATTTTGGACCGAGGCATCAGGATGAATTCCGGAGCTATGATCCCTATGTCTCTTACGGGGACCGCCCTCCTTCATACCTTGATGATCCAATGTATTCTGCCCGCCGACCAGAATACAGTTCTCATCCTCGTGTGGGATTGCATGGAGAGTACCCTCGTATTTCTGGGTCGCTGCCTGAGGACCGTTATCCTGAAGGACCGTCATCTGAATACGCTTCTCGTCGGTCCTTGTATCGATACTGA